In Phyllostomus discolor isolate MPI-MPIP mPhyDis1 chromosome 2, mPhyDis1.pri.v3, whole genome shotgun sequence, the following are encoded in one genomic region:
- the C1QL4 gene encoding complement C1q-like protein 4 — protein sequence MVLLLLVAIPLLVHSSRGPAHYEMLGRCRMVCDPHGPRGPGPDGAPVSVPPFPPSSKGEVGRRGKAGLRGPPGPPGPRGPPGEPGRPGPPGPPGPGPGGVAPPAGYVPRIAFYAGLRRPHEGYEVLRFDDVVTNVGNAYEAASGKFTCPMPGVYFFAYHVLMRGGDGTSMWADLMKNGQVRASAIAQDADQNYDYASNSVILHLDVGDEVFIKLDGGKVHGGNTNKYSTFSGFIIYPD from the exons atggtgctgctgctgctggtggctaTTCCGCTGCTGGTGCACAGCTCCCGCGGGCCAGCGCACTACGAGATGCTGGGTCGTTGTCGCATGGTGTGCGACCCGCATGGGCCTCGAGGCCCAGGACCCGACGGCGCGCCTGTCTCTgtgccccccttccctcccagctccAAGGGAGAGGTGGGCCGGCGCGGGAAGGCGGGTCTTCGAGGGCCCCCGGGACCGCCAGGTCCCAGAGGGCCTCCAGGGGAGCCGGGAAGGCCAGGTCCACCTGGCCCTCCTGGTCCAGGTCCCGGCGGCGTGGCACCCCCTGCGGGCTACGTGCCTCGAATCGCCTTCTATGCTGGCCTGCGGCGGCCACACGAGGGTTACGAGGTGCTGCGCTTCGACGATGTGGTGACTAACGTGGGCAACGCTTACGAAGCCGCCAGCGGCAAGTTCACCTGCCCCATGCCGGGTGTCTACTTCTTCGCTTACCATGTGCTCATGCGCGGCGGAGATGGCACCAGCATGTGGGCTGACCTGATGAAGAATGGACAG GTCCGGGCCAGCGCCATTGCCCAGGACGCAGACCAGAACTACGACTACGCCAGCAACAGCGTCATCCTGCACCTGGATGTGGGGGATGAAGTCTTCATCAAGCTGGACGGCGGGAAGGTGCATGGCGGGAACACCAACAAGTACAGCACTTTCTCTGGCTTCATCATCTACCCAGACTGA
- the LOC114514063 gene encoding tastin isoform X2, with translation MTTLQTKKNPLLRGVSPTPSKIPVPSKRCPPLPAVKPCALDQENQDPKRLEQKTSIQRPLLDSACPRPKATHQEEKSERLAGSTLPRNPLEELRPSPRAQNVGPGPPPQTEVPGVIEFVADPEALATILSGEGVKSCRLGRQPSLAQRVLVRGSQGGTIRRGQGARASAYLAPRTPQNRLDPARASCFSRLEGPGPRSRTLCAQRLEAVIPPSGPSFHSSARPSFQRLKRETGGNSRTSVSQALGLLLETPAQPASVPEGEHEVATHSDEEGKGPLSLTQWVPLRETQEITHTKDRRDCHSVPSPGHVLLPSITRPSPFGLAQRVPSPGPSALTSHSVLRRHAIHPKTQFTPIPSAPRAQQVRCLSGLSPQSCPEEPALSWEQIAVRLFDQESCKRWQEGPGKPPVATPHGPHPTRTPNFQELKMQRISILQQLLQQEVEGLAGSKHAPLNGGSSLDMVELQPLLAEIPRTLNAPQHNPGASHLPELLQHSGLPEPCPPEECGEAQLCPGAEPAVAQACPPVESGPPESCHRRKPEIPEPATQEQPAVSEACPPVEPGPLPACSSWVEPRASEAGSLEPRSTECSPQPCCCQWAPVTTSVTFSSQHPLCASPPIRSLQSLRPPTSQAGPSSLAPRTLALRQRLKACLTAIHCFHEARLDDECAFYTSRAPPLGPSRVCTNPVAKLLEWQDALCFIPIGSAAPQDSPS, from the exons ATGACCACCCTCCAAACCAAGAAGAATCCTCTCCTCCGGGGTGTGTCACCCACCCCTAGCAAGATTCCGGTACCTTCAAAGAGATGCCCACCTCTCCCCGCTGTCAAGCCCTGCGCCCTGGACCAGGAGAACCAAGATCCAAAG AGATTGGAGCAGAAGACCAGTATTCAACGTCCCCTTCTTGACTCAGCATGCCCCAGGCCAAAAGCCACCCATCAAGAAGAGAAATCAGAGAGACTGGCGGGGAGCACTCTGCCTCGGAACCCCTTGGAGGAGCTCAGGCCTAGCCCTAGGGCACAAAATGTggggcctgggccccctccccagacAG AGGTTCCAGGGGTCATAGAGTTTGTGGCTGACCCTGAGGCCCTGGCTACCATCCTGTCAGGTGAGGGGGTGAAGAGCTGTCGCCTGGGGCGCCAGCCCAGTCTAGCTCAGAGAGTACTGGTTCGAGGGAGCCAGGGAGGCACCATCCGGAGGGGCCAG GGTGCCCGGGCCTCTGCATATTTAGCCCCCAGAACCCCCCAAAATCGACTGGACCCTGCCAGGGCTTCCTGCTTTTCAAGGCTGGAGGGACCAGGACCCCGAAGTCGGACCTTGTGTGCCCAGAGGCTAGAGGCTGTG ATTCCACCTTCAGGACCTTCCTTTCACTCCTCTGCTCGCCCCAGCTTCCAGAGGCTAAAAAGAGAAACAGGTGGCAACAGCAG GACTTCAGTGAGCCAGGCCTTGGGATTGCTCCTGGagaccccagcccagcctg CTTCTGTCCCAGAAGGAGAACATGAAGTTGCCACTCACTCAGATGAAGAAGGAAAGGGCCCTCTCAGTCTGACCCAGTGGGTTCCATTGAGAGAAACCCAAGAGATAACGCACACCAAG GACCGCCGGGACTGCCACTCAGTGCCTTCCCCTGGCCATGTGCTGTTACCGTCTATCACTCGCCCGTCCCCCTTTGGACTGGCTCAGCGTGTGCCCTCGCCGGGCCCCTCAGCTCTG ACCTCACATTCAGTGTTGCGGCGTCATGCCATTCACCCCAAAACCCAATTCACACCCATCCCATCGGCTCCCAGAGCTCAGCAG GTCCGATGTTTGAGTGGCCTCTCTCCTCAGTCTTGCCCTGAAGAGCCCGCCCTGTCCTGG GAGCAGATTGCAGTCCGGTTATTTGACCAGGAGAGTTGTAAAAGGTGGCAGGAGGGGCCCGGGAAACCACCTGTGGCAACTCCTCATGGACCCCACCCCACTAGAACCCCCAACTTCCAGGAGCTGAAGATGCAG CGCATCAGTATCCTGCAGCAGCTTTTGCAGCAGGAGGTTGAAGGGCTGGCAGGGAGCAAGCATGCCCCCCTTAATGGAGGATCCTCTCTGGATATGGTTGAACTTCAGCCCCTGCTGGCAGAGATTCCTAGAACTCTGAATGCCCCACAGCATAATCCTGGGGCTTCTCACCTTCCTGAACTGTTACAACACTCTGGACTGCCAGAGCCCTGCCCTCCAGAGGAGTGTGGGGAAGCACAGCTCTGCCCTGGAGCAGAGCCTGCGGTCGCTCAGGCCTGCCCCCCAGTGGAGTCGGGGCCACCAGAGTCCTGCCATAGGAGGAAGCCCGAGATTCCAGAGCCTGCCACCCAGGAACAGCCTGCGGTGTCTGAGGCCTGCCCTCCAGTAGAGCCTGGACCCCTTCCAGCCTGCTCCTCTTGGGTGGAGCCTAGGGCATCAGAGGCGGGCTCTCTGGAACCTAGGAGTACAGAGTGCAGCCCGCAGCCCTGCTGCTGTCAGTGGGCTCCAGTGACCACCAGTGTGACCTTCTCCTCCCAGCACCCACTTTGTGCCAGCCCCCCTATCCGCTCACTCCAGTCTCTGAGGCCCCCAACAAGCCAGGCAG GCCCCAGTAGTCTGGCTCCCCGAACCCTAGCCCTGAGGCAGCGCCTCAAAGCATGTCTGACGGCCATCCACTGCTTCCATGAGGCGCGCCTGGACGATGAGTGTGCCTTCTACACCAGCCGAGCACCTCCCTTGGGCCCCTCTCGGGTCTGCACCAACCCTGTGGCCAAGTTGTTGGAATGGCAGGACGCCCTG TGTTTTATTCCAATTGGTTCTGCTGCCCCTCAGGACTCTCCATCATGA
- the LOC114514063 gene encoding tastin isoform X3 — MTTLQTKKNPLLRGVSPTPSKIPVPSKRCPPLPAVKPCALDQENQDPKRLEQKTSIQRPLLDSACPRPKATHQEEKSERLAGSTLPRNPLEELRPSPRAQNVGPGPPPQTEVPGVIEFVADPEALATILSGEGVKSCRLGRQPSLAQRVLVRGSQGGTIRRGQGARASAYLAPRTPQNRLDPARASCFSRLEGPGPRSRTLCAQRLEAVIPPSGPSFHSSARPSFQRLKRETGGNSRTSVSQALGLLLETPAQPEGEHEVATHSDEEGKGPLSLTQWVPLRETQEITHTKDRRDCHSVPSPGHVLLPSITRPSPFGLAQRVPSPGPSALTSHSVLRRHAIHPKTQFTPIPSAPRAQQVRCLSGLSPQSCPEEPALSWEQIAVRLFDQESCKRWQEGPGKPPVATPHGPHPTRTPNFQELKMQRISILQQLLQQEVEGLAGSKHAPLNGGSSLDMVELQPLLAEIPRTLNAPQHNPGASHLPELLQHSGLPEPCPPEECGEAQLCPGAEPAVAQACPPVESGPPESCHRRKPEIPEPATQEQPAVSEACPPVEPGPLPACSSWVEPRASEAGSLEPRSTECSPQPCCCQWAPVTTSVTFSSQHPLCASPPIRSLQSLRPPTSQAGPSSLAPRTLALRQRLKACLTAIHCFHEARLDDECAFYTSRAPPLGPSRVCTNPVAKLLEWQDALCFIPIGSAAPQDSPS; from the exons ATGACCACCCTCCAAACCAAGAAGAATCCTCTCCTCCGGGGTGTGTCACCCACCCCTAGCAAGATTCCGGTACCTTCAAAGAGATGCCCACCTCTCCCCGCTGTCAAGCCCTGCGCCCTGGACCAGGAGAACCAAGATCCAAAG AGATTGGAGCAGAAGACCAGTATTCAACGTCCCCTTCTTGACTCAGCATGCCCCAGGCCAAAAGCCACCCATCAAGAAGAGAAATCAGAGAGACTGGCGGGGAGCACTCTGCCTCGGAACCCCTTGGAGGAGCTCAGGCCTAGCCCTAGGGCACAAAATGTggggcctgggccccctccccagacAG AGGTTCCAGGGGTCATAGAGTTTGTGGCTGACCCTGAGGCCCTGGCTACCATCCTGTCAGGTGAGGGGGTGAAGAGCTGTCGCCTGGGGCGCCAGCCCAGTCTAGCTCAGAGAGTACTGGTTCGAGGGAGCCAGGGAGGCACCATCCGGAGGGGCCAG GGTGCCCGGGCCTCTGCATATTTAGCCCCCAGAACCCCCCAAAATCGACTGGACCCTGCCAGGGCTTCCTGCTTTTCAAGGCTGGAGGGACCAGGACCCCGAAGTCGGACCTTGTGTGCCCAGAGGCTAGAGGCTGTG ATTCCACCTTCAGGACCTTCCTTTCACTCCTCTGCTCGCCCCAGCTTCCAGAGGCTAAAAAGAGAAACAGGTGGCAACAGCAG GACTTCAGTGAGCCAGGCCTTGGGATTGCTCCTGGagaccccagcccagcctg AAGGAGAACATGAAGTTGCCACTCACTCAGATGAAGAAGGAAAGGGCCCTCTCAGTCTGACCCAGTGGGTTCCATTGAGAGAAACCCAAGAGATAACGCACACCAAG GACCGCCGGGACTGCCACTCAGTGCCTTCCCCTGGCCATGTGCTGTTACCGTCTATCACTCGCCCGTCCCCCTTTGGACTGGCTCAGCGTGTGCCCTCGCCGGGCCCCTCAGCTCTG ACCTCACATTCAGTGTTGCGGCGTCATGCCATTCACCCCAAAACCCAATTCACACCCATCCCATCGGCTCCCAGAGCTCAGCAG GTCCGATGTTTGAGTGGCCTCTCTCCTCAGTCTTGCCCTGAAGAGCCCGCCCTGTCCTGG GAGCAGATTGCAGTCCGGTTATTTGACCAGGAGAGTTGTAAAAGGTGGCAGGAGGGGCCCGGGAAACCACCTGTGGCAACTCCTCATGGACCCCACCCCACTAGAACCCCCAACTTCCAGGAGCTGAAGATGCAG CGCATCAGTATCCTGCAGCAGCTTTTGCAGCAGGAGGTTGAAGGGCTGGCAGGGAGCAAGCATGCCCCCCTTAATGGAGGATCCTCTCTGGATATGGTTGAACTTCAGCCCCTGCTGGCAGAGATTCCTAGAACTCTGAATGCCCCACAGCATAATCCTGGGGCTTCTCACCTTCCTGAACTGTTACAACACTCTGGACTGCCAGAGCCCTGCCCTCCAGAGGAGTGTGGGGAAGCACAGCTCTGCCCTGGAGCAGAGCCTGCGGTCGCTCAGGCCTGCCCCCCAGTGGAGTCGGGGCCACCAGAGTCCTGCCATAGGAGGAAGCCCGAGATTCCAGAGCCTGCCACCCAGGAACAGCCTGCGGTGTCTGAGGCCTGCCCTCCAGTAGAGCCTGGACCCCTTCCAGCCTGCTCCTCTTGGGTGGAGCCTAGGGCATCAGAGGCGGGCTCTCTGGAACCTAGGAGTACAGAGTGCAGCCCGCAGCCCTGCTGCTGTCAGTGGGCTCCAGTGACCACCAGTGTGACCTTCTCCTCCCAGCACCCACTTTGTGCCAGCCCCCCTATCCGCTCACTCCAGTCTCTGAGGCCCCCAACAAGCCAGGCAG GCCCCAGTAGTCTGGCTCCCCGAACCCTAGCCCTGAGGCAGCGCCTCAAAGCATGTCTGACGGCCATCCACTGCTTCCATGAGGCGCGCCTGGACGATGAGTGTGCCTTCTACACCAGCCGAGCACCTCCCTTGGGCCCCTCTCGGGTCTGCACCAACCCTGTGGCCAAGTTGTTGGAATGGCAGGACGCCCTG TGTTTTATTCCAATTGGTTCTGCTGCCCCTCAGGACTCTCCATCATGA
- the LOC114514063 gene encoding tastin isoform X4, with protein sequence MTTLQTKKNPLLRGVSPTPSKIPVPSKRCPPLPAVKPCALDQENQDPKRLEQKTSIQRPLLDSACPRPKATHQEEKSERLAGSTLPRNPLEELRPSPRAQNVGPGPPPQTEVPGVIEFVADPEALATILSGEGVKSCRLGRQPSLAQRVLVRGSQGGTIRRGQGARASAYLAPRTPQNRLDPARASCFSRLEGPGPRSRTLCAQRLEAVIPPSGPSFHSSARPSFQRLKRETGGNSRTSVSQALGLLLETPAQPGESSVPEGEHEVATHSDEEGKGPLSLTQWVPLRETQEITHTKDRRDCHSVPSPGHVLLPSITRPSPFGLAQRVPSPGPSALVRCLSGLSPQSCPEEPALSWEQIAVRLFDQESCKRWQEGPGKPPVATPHGPHPTRTPNFQELKMQRISILQQLLQQEVEGLAGSKHAPLNGGSSLDMVELQPLLAEIPRTLNAPQHNPGASHLPELLQHSGLPEPCPPEECGEAQLCPGAEPAVAQACPPVESGPPESCHRRKPEIPEPATQEQPAVSEACPPVEPGPLPACSSWVEPRASEAGSLEPRSTECSPQPCCCQWAPVTTSVTFSSQHPLCASPPIRSLQSLRPPTSQAGPSSLAPRTLALRQRLKACLTAIHCFHEARLDDECAFYTSRAPPLGPSRVCTNPVAKLLEWQDALCFIPIGSAAPQDSPS encoded by the exons ATGACCACCCTCCAAACCAAGAAGAATCCTCTCCTCCGGGGTGTGTCACCCACCCCTAGCAAGATTCCGGTACCTTCAAAGAGATGCCCACCTCTCCCCGCTGTCAAGCCCTGCGCCCTGGACCAGGAGAACCAAGATCCAAAG AGATTGGAGCAGAAGACCAGTATTCAACGTCCCCTTCTTGACTCAGCATGCCCCAGGCCAAAAGCCACCCATCAAGAAGAGAAATCAGAGAGACTGGCGGGGAGCACTCTGCCTCGGAACCCCTTGGAGGAGCTCAGGCCTAGCCCTAGGGCACAAAATGTggggcctgggccccctccccagacAG AGGTTCCAGGGGTCATAGAGTTTGTGGCTGACCCTGAGGCCCTGGCTACCATCCTGTCAGGTGAGGGGGTGAAGAGCTGTCGCCTGGGGCGCCAGCCCAGTCTAGCTCAGAGAGTACTGGTTCGAGGGAGCCAGGGAGGCACCATCCGGAGGGGCCAG GGTGCCCGGGCCTCTGCATATTTAGCCCCCAGAACCCCCCAAAATCGACTGGACCCTGCCAGGGCTTCCTGCTTTTCAAGGCTGGAGGGACCAGGACCCCGAAGTCGGACCTTGTGTGCCCAGAGGCTAGAGGCTGTG ATTCCACCTTCAGGACCTTCCTTTCACTCCTCTGCTCGCCCCAGCTTCCAGAGGCTAAAAAGAGAAACAGGTGGCAACAGCAG GACTTCAGTGAGCCAGGCCTTGGGATTGCTCCTGGagaccccagcccagcctggtgaGT CTTCTGTCCCAGAAGGAGAACATGAAGTTGCCACTCACTCAGATGAAGAAGGAAAGGGCCCTCTCAGTCTGACCCAGTGGGTTCCATTGAGAGAAACCCAAGAGATAACGCACACCAAG GACCGCCGGGACTGCCACTCAGTGCCTTCCCCTGGCCATGTGCTGTTACCGTCTATCACTCGCCCGTCCCCCTTTGGACTGGCTCAGCGTGTGCCCTCGCCGGGCCCCTCAGCTCTG GTCCGATGTTTGAGTGGCCTCTCTCCTCAGTCTTGCCCTGAAGAGCCCGCCCTGTCCTGG GAGCAGATTGCAGTCCGGTTATTTGACCAGGAGAGTTGTAAAAGGTGGCAGGAGGGGCCCGGGAAACCACCTGTGGCAACTCCTCATGGACCCCACCCCACTAGAACCCCCAACTTCCAGGAGCTGAAGATGCAG CGCATCAGTATCCTGCAGCAGCTTTTGCAGCAGGAGGTTGAAGGGCTGGCAGGGAGCAAGCATGCCCCCCTTAATGGAGGATCCTCTCTGGATATGGTTGAACTTCAGCCCCTGCTGGCAGAGATTCCTAGAACTCTGAATGCCCCACAGCATAATCCTGGGGCTTCTCACCTTCCTGAACTGTTACAACACTCTGGACTGCCAGAGCCCTGCCCTCCAGAGGAGTGTGGGGAAGCACAGCTCTGCCCTGGAGCAGAGCCTGCGGTCGCTCAGGCCTGCCCCCCAGTGGAGTCGGGGCCACCAGAGTCCTGCCATAGGAGGAAGCCCGAGATTCCAGAGCCTGCCACCCAGGAACAGCCTGCGGTGTCTGAGGCCTGCCCTCCAGTAGAGCCTGGACCCCTTCCAGCCTGCTCCTCTTGGGTGGAGCCTAGGGCATCAGAGGCGGGCTCTCTGGAACCTAGGAGTACAGAGTGCAGCCCGCAGCCCTGCTGCTGTCAGTGGGCTCCAGTGACCACCAGTGTGACCTTCTCCTCCCAGCACCCACTTTGTGCCAGCCCCCCTATCCGCTCACTCCAGTCTCTGAGGCCCCCAACAAGCCAGGCAG GCCCCAGTAGTCTGGCTCCCCGAACCCTAGCCCTGAGGCAGCGCCTCAAAGCATGTCTGACGGCCATCCACTGCTTCCATGAGGCGCGCCTGGACGATGAGTGTGCCTTCTACACCAGCCGAGCACCTCCCTTGGGCCCCTCTCGGGTCTGCACCAACCCTGTGGCCAAGTTGTTGGAATGGCAGGACGCCCTG TGTTTTATTCCAATTGGTTCTGCTGCCCCTCAGGACTCTCCATCATGA
- the LOC114514063 gene encoding tastin isoform X1 has protein sequence MTTLQTKKNPLLRGVSPTPSKIPVPSKRCPPLPAVKPCALDQENQDPKRLEQKTSIQRPLLDSACPRPKATHQEEKSERLAGSTLPRNPLEELRPSPRAQNVGPGPPPQTEVPGVIEFVADPEALATILSGEGVKSCRLGRQPSLAQRVLVRGSQGGTIRRGQGARASAYLAPRTPQNRLDPARASCFSRLEGPGPRSRTLCAQRLEAVIPPSGPSFHSSARPSFQRLKRETGGNSRTSVSQALGLLLETPAQPGESSVPEGEHEVATHSDEEGKGPLSLTQWVPLRETQEITHTKDRRDCHSVPSPGHVLLPSITRPSPFGLAQRVPSPGPSALTSHSVLRRHAIHPKTQFTPIPSAPRAQQVRCLSGLSPQSCPEEPALSWEQIAVRLFDQESCKRWQEGPGKPPVATPHGPHPTRTPNFQELKMQRISILQQLLQQEVEGLAGSKHAPLNGGSSLDMVELQPLLAEIPRTLNAPQHNPGASHLPELLQHSGLPEPCPPEECGEAQLCPGAEPAVAQACPPVESGPPESCHRRKPEIPEPATQEQPAVSEACPPVEPGPLPACSSWVEPRASEAGSLEPRSTECSPQPCCCQWAPVTTSVTFSSQHPLCASPPIRSLQSLRPPTSQAGPSSLAPRTLALRQRLKACLTAIHCFHEARLDDECAFYTSRAPPLGPSRVCTNPVAKLLEWQDALCFIPIGSAAPQDSPS, from the exons ATGACCACCCTCCAAACCAAGAAGAATCCTCTCCTCCGGGGTGTGTCACCCACCCCTAGCAAGATTCCGGTACCTTCAAAGAGATGCCCACCTCTCCCCGCTGTCAAGCCCTGCGCCCTGGACCAGGAGAACCAAGATCCAAAG AGATTGGAGCAGAAGACCAGTATTCAACGTCCCCTTCTTGACTCAGCATGCCCCAGGCCAAAAGCCACCCATCAAGAAGAGAAATCAGAGAGACTGGCGGGGAGCACTCTGCCTCGGAACCCCTTGGAGGAGCTCAGGCCTAGCCCTAGGGCACAAAATGTggggcctgggccccctccccagacAG AGGTTCCAGGGGTCATAGAGTTTGTGGCTGACCCTGAGGCCCTGGCTACCATCCTGTCAGGTGAGGGGGTGAAGAGCTGTCGCCTGGGGCGCCAGCCCAGTCTAGCTCAGAGAGTACTGGTTCGAGGGAGCCAGGGAGGCACCATCCGGAGGGGCCAG GGTGCCCGGGCCTCTGCATATTTAGCCCCCAGAACCCCCCAAAATCGACTGGACCCTGCCAGGGCTTCCTGCTTTTCAAGGCTGGAGGGACCAGGACCCCGAAGTCGGACCTTGTGTGCCCAGAGGCTAGAGGCTGTG ATTCCACCTTCAGGACCTTCCTTTCACTCCTCTGCTCGCCCCAGCTTCCAGAGGCTAAAAAGAGAAACAGGTGGCAACAGCAG GACTTCAGTGAGCCAGGCCTTGGGATTGCTCCTGGagaccccagcccagcctggtgaGT CTTCTGTCCCAGAAGGAGAACATGAAGTTGCCACTCACTCAGATGAAGAAGGAAAGGGCCCTCTCAGTCTGACCCAGTGGGTTCCATTGAGAGAAACCCAAGAGATAACGCACACCAAG GACCGCCGGGACTGCCACTCAGTGCCTTCCCCTGGCCATGTGCTGTTACCGTCTATCACTCGCCCGTCCCCCTTTGGACTGGCTCAGCGTGTGCCCTCGCCGGGCCCCTCAGCTCTG ACCTCACATTCAGTGTTGCGGCGTCATGCCATTCACCCCAAAACCCAATTCACACCCATCCCATCGGCTCCCAGAGCTCAGCAG GTCCGATGTTTGAGTGGCCTCTCTCCTCAGTCTTGCCCTGAAGAGCCCGCCCTGTCCTGG GAGCAGATTGCAGTCCGGTTATTTGACCAGGAGAGTTGTAAAAGGTGGCAGGAGGGGCCCGGGAAACCACCTGTGGCAACTCCTCATGGACCCCACCCCACTAGAACCCCCAACTTCCAGGAGCTGAAGATGCAG CGCATCAGTATCCTGCAGCAGCTTTTGCAGCAGGAGGTTGAAGGGCTGGCAGGGAGCAAGCATGCCCCCCTTAATGGAGGATCCTCTCTGGATATGGTTGAACTTCAGCCCCTGCTGGCAGAGATTCCTAGAACTCTGAATGCCCCACAGCATAATCCTGGGGCTTCTCACCTTCCTGAACTGTTACAACACTCTGGACTGCCAGAGCCCTGCCCTCCAGAGGAGTGTGGGGAAGCACAGCTCTGCCCTGGAGCAGAGCCTGCGGTCGCTCAGGCCTGCCCCCCAGTGGAGTCGGGGCCACCAGAGTCCTGCCATAGGAGGAAGCCCGAGATTCCAGAGCCTGCCACCCAGGAACAGCCTGCGGTGTCTGAGGCCTGCCCTCCAGTAGAGCCTGGACCCCTTCCAGCCTGCTCCTCTTGGGTGGAGCCTAGGGCATCAGAGGCGGGCTCTCTGGAACCTAGGAGTACAGAGTGCAGCCCGCAGCCCTGCTGCTGTCAGTGGGCTCCAGTGACCACCAGTGTGACCTTCTCCTCCCAGCACCCACTTTGTGCCAGCCCCCCTATCCGCTCACTCCAGTCTCTGAGGCCCCCAACAAGCCAGGCAG GCCCCAGTAGTCTGGCTCCCCGAACCCTAGCCCTGAGGCAGCGCCTCAAAGCATGTCTGACGGCCATCCACTGCTTCCATGAGGCGCGCCTGGACGATGAGTGTGCCTTCTACACCAGCCGAGCACCTCCCTTGGGCCCCTCTCGGGTCTGCACCAACCCTGTGGCCAAGTTGTTGGAATGGCAGGACGCCCTG TGTTTTATTCCAATTGGTTCTGCTGCCCCTCAGGACTCTCCATCATGA